In Halarcobacter mediterraneus, the sequence GTATCAAAGTTCCATGGAGATTTGACAGGACAAATGTTTGCTTTTTTTATTATTGCAATTGCAGCAAGTGAAGTTGCTATTGGACTTGGCTTACTTATTCTTTGGTATAAAAAAAGAGGTTCAATTAACCTTGATACTCTACAAAGTATGAAAGGTTAAGGTATTATTTATGGAAAACTATTTATATATAGCTCTTTTTGCACCTCTTCTTGGGTCTTTAATAGCAAGTTTATTTGCAAATAAAACTAAAAGCACTTTTATTGGAATTTTATCTTCTTTTTTTATTGCCCTTTCAATGTTTGCTTCATTAAAACTTTTATATATGATATACACAACAGATGTTGTAGTTTCAATAAAACTATTTGATTGGATAGCAATTGGTAATTTATCTATTCCTTTTGGCTTTGTAGTTGACCAAGTAAGTGTTGTAATGATGGTAGTTGTGACAATAGTCTCAACTATGGTTCATATTCATTCAATTGGTTATATGGAACATGATAAAAGTTTTAATAGATTTTTTGCTTGGCTTGGTGCTTTTGTATTTTCAATGATGGTTTTAGTTATGTCTGATAACTTTGCTGGTTTATTTATTGGATGGGAAGGTGTTGGTCTTTGTTCTTGGGGATTAATTGGTTTTTGGTATCATAAAAAAGATCAAGAACTAACAAGTGATATTAAAAAATCACCATTTTCAACACTGTCACCATTTTCTTCTATTTCTCCTTCTTACGCAGCAAATGAAGCTTTTATAACAAATAGAATTGCAGATTTAGCAATGCTTTTAGGAATGTTTTTAATTTACTGGAATCTTGGAAGTTTACAGTATGATGAGGTATTTGCAAATATAATTACTTTAGATAATAGTTTAATTATAGCTATTGCAATACTTTTATTTATAGGTGCTATGGGTAAATCAGCACAATTTCCTTTTAATCAATGGCTTGCAAATGCAATGGAAGGACCAACTCCTGTTTCAGCATTAATTCATGCAGCAACAATGGTAACAGCAGGGGTTTATTTAGTAATAAGAGCAAATGATATTTTTGTAGCAGTACCAAGTGTAGGGAACTTTATAGCAATACTTGGAGCTTTTGTTGCAATTGGTGCAGCACTTATGGCTTTGGTTGCGACAAATATTAAGAAAATCATTGCCTTTTCTACTTTATCTCAACTTGGATATATGTTTGTTGCTGCTGGACTTGGAGCTTATTGGGTAGCACTTTTTCACCTTGCAACACATGCTTTTTTTAAATCAGTTCTATTTTTAGGAGCTGGTAATGTTATGCACGCACTTAATGATGAAATTAATATAAAAAATATGGGTGGGTTATATAAGCATATGAAAGGCACAGCTACTATTATGATAATAGCTTCTCTTGCCCTTGCTGGTATTTTCCCTTTATCAGGATTTTTCTCAAAAGATTTGATTTTAGAAGTTGCTTTTGGAACTCATAGTTATATAATTTGGACTGTATTATTTATAACAGCAGGTCTTACTGCATTTTATTCTTTTAGACTGATTATGTATGTATTTTTTGGAAATGAGAACTTTAAAGAGTTTAACTATCATCCTCACGAAGCAAAAAGTTATGTAATAGTAGCAATGTCTATTTTAGCTATTTTAGCTATTACTGCAGGATGGTTTAAAAGCTTTTTTGTAGAGTTTATAACAAAAAAACTTCCAGAACTAAATGCACATTTAGATTATTCAACTATATATCTTTTAATAGTTGCAACAAGTGCAATTGTTTTAATATCAATTGCCTTTGCAATAATTAGATTTAGAAAAAAGCAAACTTATTTTTCTTCTTCTTTTGAAAATAGATTTTGTTATAAACTACTAGCAAATCAGTTTTATATGCCACATTTTATAGATAGTATTGTAAATAAATCATATCTTCTTCTTTCAATAATTGCTTATAAAGTCTTTGATATGAGAGTAATAGATTTAATAGTTGATGGTATTGCAAAAATTATTTATAAAAGTGGAGATAAAGCAAGAGTTTCTCAAAGTGGGAACCTATCAAGTTCTTTAAGACTTATGGTTTTAGGAATAGTTTTTCTTTTAGTTTTAGGCATTGTTTTAGCAGTAGCAAGCCAAGGGGTTTATTAAAATGGAATATATTTTATCAATATTAATATTTTTTCCAGCATTTGCAGGGTTTATAGGGTTTCTAGTAAAAGAAGACTCTATTAAAGCTTATGGAATTATTGTTACTGCCTTGCAGTTTATTTTATCACTTATTCTTTGGATTAATTTTGATGTAAATGAGGCTTTAATGCAATTTACACAAGTAATTCCTTTGATTAGTACTTATGGTATAAATTATTCTGTTGGAGTAGATGGGATTTCATTGTTTTTAGTGATAATGACAACTTTTATGACAATGATTTCTATAATAGGTCTTAGTGAAAAAAGAGATTTAAAAAACTTAATTATTACGATACTTTTTTTAGAAATGACAATGGTTGGAGTTTTCCTTGCCCTTGATGCAATTATTTTTTATGCTTTTTGGGAGTTATCATTAGTTCCTATGCTTTATATTATTGGAGCGTGGGGTGGAAAGTTAAGAATCTATGCTTCAATAAAGTTTTTTCTTTATACTTTTTTAGGTTCTTTAATCATGCTTGTAGGAATGCTTTATTTAGGATATGTATACTATTTAACAACAGGAGTTTATAGCTTTAGCTTAGAAGATTGGAATATGATGATTTTACCATTTGATATGCAGTTTTGGTTATTTATTGCATTCTTTTGTGGTTTTGCTGTTAAAGTTCCAATGTTTCCATTTCACACTTGGCTTCCATATGCCCATGGACAAGCACCAACAATTGGTTCTGTAATACTTGCAGCAGTTTTACTAAAAATGGGAACTTATGGTTTTGTAAGATTTTCATTACCACTATTTCCTGATGCAAGTGTTTATTTTACAATTCCTATGGCTATTTTAGCTTTAATTGCAATTGTTTATACAGCAATGGTAGCATATGCTCAAGAAGATATGAAACAAGTTATTGCTTACTCTTCTGTTTCTCATATGGGTGTTATTATTTTAGGTATTTTTGCTTTAAATGTTGAAGGAATTGGAGGTTCAATTTTTCTTATGATTTCCCATGGTATTGTATCAGGGGCTTTATTTATGTTAGTTGGAGTTGTATATGATAGAACCCATACTAAGCTGATTAAAGATTATGGAGGAATTGCTTCAATAATGCCAAAGTATGCAACGATTTTTGCCATAATGCTTATGGCTTCAATAGGACTTCCTTTAACAATTGGTTTTGTAGGTGAATTTTTATCACTTCTTGGATTTTTCAAAGTAAGTGCAACTTTAACTTTAATAGCTGGTCTTACTATAATTTTTGGAGCAGTTTATATGTTAACAATGTATAAAAAAGTTTTCTTTGGGGAAGTTAGAAATGAAAAGAACAAAGAATTAAAAGATTTAAACAAAAGAGAGTTAAGTGCTTTAATCCCTCTTGTTGCCCTAGTTATAATCTTAGGTGTTTATCCAAAACCTATTTTAACTCCTGTAGAAAATTCTGTTTCTGCTTTAGTTGATTTGATGAAAATAAAAGCAGCGGAAGATAATACAAGACTTGAAATTATAGATAGAAACTCAATTGAAGGAGATAAGTAATGAATGAAATTACACCAATTGATATTGAGTTTGCTAGTTTAAACTTTACTACAATTGTTCCTATGCTTATAGCTATAGTAGGGGCTTTACTTATTTTATGTATTGATTTAGTAAATAAAAAACTTGATAAATCCCTTTATGTGATGATTACAGTTTTATTTTTATTGATTGATTTAGGAGCTTTAGCAAGTTTTAGTTCTGATGTAAGAGGTTTTTTTGACCTTTTATTAGTAGATGGAATTGCAATTTTATCCCAAGGAATTATTGTAATAGCTTCTATATTTTTTGTACTTACAGCAATGGGAAAACTAAGATTTCAAGAATATAGATATCCTGAATATTTTGCTCTTTATTTATTTATGATAGCTGGTTTCCAATTTATGGTAAGTTCTGATTCTCTTATCTTAATTCTTGTAGGGCTTGAAACAGCTTCAATGGCACTTTATACAATAATTGCAATGCACAATAGACTAAATGCTTTAGAAGCAGCTATTAAGTATTTTACAATGGGTGCTTTATCAACTGCTTTTTTTGCTTTTGGTTCTTTAATTTTTTATGCAGTAACCGGAACTGTAGAACTTGGAAAAATATCAGAAGTTTTAGTTGCTTCAAGTTTTGAAAATTATCCTTTAGTACTTTTAGGGGTAATATTTATGTTAGGAGCTTTAGGGTTTAAACTTTCATTAGTTCCTTATCATACTTGGGTAGCAGATGTTTATGAAGGTTCAACGGCAGCTTTAGCAGGTTTTTTATCTATTGTTCCAAAGTTAGCAGGTTTTGTAGTTGCTTTAAGATTTTTTGAGATTTTTATTGCTGCAAGTGACCCTTTTGTGGAAATAATTCTTTATATTACAGTTGTTTTAACTATCACGATTCCTAATATTATTGCATTATTACAAAAAGATATAAGTAGAATGCTTGCTTATTCTTCTATCTCAAATGCTGGATTTGCAATGACTGCTATTTTAATAGGGACGACACAAGCAACACAGGCACTATTTTTATATTGGTTAATGTTTTTAATCACAAATCTTGGAGCCTTTTCAATGCTTTGGATAAATAGAAGTAAAAATAGTACAAACTTTTCCTCTGACCATACTTTAGAAAAGTATTCAGGTCTTATAAAAAGAGAACCTTTTACTGCTCTTATGATGGGATTATTTTTATTTTCACTAGCAGGGATACCTCCTTTTGCATTATTCTGGGGAAAATTATATTTAATAGGAAGTGCTGTAAATGCAGGATATATAATCTTAGCTCTAATTATGGTTATAAATTCGGCTATTGCTGGATACTATTATTTAAAACCTATAGTTCATATCTTTTTGAAAGAACCAGAACCAAATAGTGAGAAACTTCTTGAAAATGCTACAGTTTCTATAAAAGGTATAATAGGTTTTTGTGGAATACTAGTGATTTTTTCTATTCTTTTAATAGAACCACTTTTAGACATAATTTCATATTATGTTCAAATTTCAGGCTACTAGAGAGATTTCTCTAGTAAAGCTTATTTAGAAAAGATTATTGTAAAACAAGCACCTTTATGTGTTTTACCTTTATAATCAAAGTCTTTGTTTTTTACTTCTAATTTACTATGATATCTTTCTCTTAAAATTTTTTCTACCATAGAAAGACCTAATCCTGTTCCTATAGACTGATGTTTAGTTGTAAAGTAAGGATCAAAAACTTTATCAATAATATCTTCTTTGATTCCTCCTCCACTATCAAGAAAACTTAAACTTAAAGAGTTGTCATCTATCTTTTTAGAAGTAATCCAAATATATTTGTCCTCTTTATCTTTTAAGGCATCTTTTGAATTATTTATTATATTTATAAATGCTTGTTCAAGTTCGTTTTTATTGGCATTAATTTGTAAATCTTCATTTATATCTGTAATCAAAGTAATTTGACTGCTTTTTAGACTTGACTGGGCTAAAGAAATAGTATC encodes:
- the nuoK gene encoding NADH-quinone oxidoreductase subunit NuoK is translated as MSLNEYLILSSVLFFIGMIGVLRRKNLLMLFFSTEIMLNAVNVGLAAVSKFHGDLTGQMFAFFIIAIAASEVAIGLGLLILWYKKRGSINLDTLQSMKG
- the nuoL gene encoding NADH-quinone oxidoreductase subunit L, with translation MENYLYIALFAPLLGSLIASLFANKTKSTFIGILSSFFIALSMFASLKLLYMIYTTDVVVSIKLFDWIAIGNLSIPFGFVVDQVSVVMMVVVTIVSTMVHIHSIGYMEHDKSFNRFFAWLGAFVFSMMVLVMSDNFAGLFIGWEGVGLCSWGLIGFWYHKKDQELTSDIKKSPFSTLSPFSSISPSYAANEAFITNRIADLAMLLGMFLIYWNLGSLQYDEVFANIITLDNSLIIAIAILLFIGAMGKSAQFPFNQWLANAMEGPTPVSALIHAATMVTAGVYLVIRANDIFVAVPSVGNFIAILGAFVAIGAALMALVATNIKKIIAFSTLSQLGYMFVAAGLGAYWVALFHLATHAFFKSVLFLGAGNVMHALNDEINIKNMGGLYKHMKGTATIMIIASLALAGIFPLSGFFSKDLILEVAFGTHSYIIWTVLFITAGLTAFYSFRLIMYVFFGNENFKEFNYHPHEAKSYVIVAMSILAILAITAGWFKSFFVEFITKKLPELNAHLDYSTIYLLIVATSAIVLISIAFAIIRFRKKQTYFSSSFENRFCYKLLANQFYMPHFIDSIVNKSYLLLSIIAYKVFDMRVIDLIVDGIAKIIYKSGDKARVSQSGNLSSSLRLMVLGIVFLLVLGIVLAVASQGVY
- a CDS encoding NADH-quinone oxidoreductase subunit M; protein product: MEYILSILIFFPAFAGFIGFLVKEDSIKAYGIIVTALQFILSLILWINFDVNEALMQFTQVIPLISTYGINYSVGVDGISLFLVIMTTFMTMISIIGLSEKRDLKNLIITILFLEMTMVGVFLALDAIIFYAFWELSLVPMLYIIGAWGGKLRIYASIKFFLYTFLGSLIMLVGMLYLGYVYYLTTGVYSFSLEDWNMMILPFDMQFWLFIAFFCGFAVKVPMFPFHTWLPYAHGQAPTIGSVILAAVLLKMGTYGFVRFSLPLFPDASVYFTIPMAILALIAIVYTAMVAYAQEDMKQVIAYSSVSHMGVIILGIFALNVEGIGGSIFLMISHGIVSGALFMLVGVVYDRTHTKLIKDYGGIASIMPKYATIFAIMLMASIGLPLTIGFVGEFLSLLGFFKVSATLTLIAGLTIIFGAVYMLTMYKKVFFGEVRNEKNKELKDLNKRELSALIPLVALVIILGVYPKPILTPVENSVSALVDLMKIKAAEDNTRLEIIDRNSIEGDK
- the nuoN gene encoding NADH-quinone oxidoreductase subunit NuoN, with protein sequence MNEITPIDIEFASLNFTTIVPMLIAIVGALLILCIDLVNKKLDKSLYVMITVLFLLIDLGALASFSSDVRGFFDLLLVDGIAILSQGIIVIASIFFVLTAMGKLRFQEYRYPEYFALYLFMIAGFQFMVSSDSLILILVGLETASMALYTIIAMHNRLNALEAAIKYFTMGALSTAFFAFGSLIFYAVTGTVELGKISEVLVASSFENYPLVLLGVIFMLGALGFKLSLVPYHTWVADVYEGSTAALAGFLSIVPKLAGFVVALRFFEIFIAASDPFVEIILYITVVLTITIPNIIALLQKDISRMLAYSSISNAGFAMTAILIGTTQATQALFLYWLMFLITNLGAFSMLWINRSKNSTNFSSDHTLEKYSGLIKREPFTALMMGLFLFSLAGIPPFALFWGKLYLIGSAVNAGYIILALIMVINSAIAGYYYLKPIVHIFLKEPEPNSEKLLENATVSIKGIIGFCGILVIFSILLIEPLLDIISYYVQISGY